Proteins encoded together in one Yersinia mollaretii ATCC 43969 window:
- the fepB gene encoding Fe2+-enterobactin ABC transporter substrate-binding protein, with the protein MSRYAPPISPKTARFVLLLLSFLALTLGLSGCKPAQEAETSAAAEDTPAWSRTVETAKGPVTLTQQPKRIVSTSITITGTLLAINAPVIATGATAPNTTVADKQGFFTQWSEVAQAKKLVPLYQTEPNAEAVAGMNPDLIIISATGGDSALKLYEQLSTIAPTLVINYDDKSWQALAVILGQATGHESDATQVIDKFANRLNEVKQTITLPPQPTSAFVYQAAGNTANLWTENSAQGKLLQQLGFTLATIPDAVKGNTSMGHRKDIIQLGGEKLAEGLNGETILLFSGDQPAVEALKSNQFLAHTPAVEHNRVYAVGYDTFRLDYYSASNLLARIEGMFTAKP; encoded by the coding sequence ATGTCCCGATACGCGCCCCCCATTTCACCCAAAACAGCTCGTTTTGTTCTTCTCCTGCTGAGTTTCTTGGCTCTCACTCTTGGGTTATCCGGCTGCAAACCTGCGCAAGAAGCCGAGACATCTGCGGCGGCTGAAGACACGCCAGCGTGGTCCCGCACTGTGGAGACGGCAAAAGGCCCAGTCACATTGACCCAGCAGCCAAAGCGTATTGTCTCCACCAGCATCACCATTACCGGCACCTTACTGGCGATCAATGCCCCGGTCATTGCCACCGGAGCCACCGCCCCTAACACCACCGTCGCGGATAAGCAGGGATTCTTTACCCAGTGGTCAGAGGTCGCACAGGCCAAAAAATTGGTGCCGCTGTATCAAACCGAGCCGAATGCCGAAGCGGTTGCCGGAATGAATCCAGACTTAATTATCATTTCCGCTACCGGTGGTGATTCCGCGCTGAAGCTGTATGAGCAGTTATCCACTATCGCGCCGACATTGGTGATTAATTACGATGATAAGAGCTGGCAGGCGTTAGCCGTCATTCTAGGGCAAGCCACCGGTCATGAGTCCGATGCAACACAAGTCATTGATAAATTTGCCAATCGGCTTAATGAGGTGAAGCAAACTATCACCCTACCGCCCCAACCCACCTCCGCTTTTGTCTATCAAGCGGCGGGCAACACCGCCAATTTATGGACTGAAAACTCCGCGCAGGGGAAATTATTGCAGCAATTGGGCTTCACGCTGGCGACTATTCCTGATGCCGTGAAAGGCAATACCAGCATGGGGCATCGTAAGGATATCATTCAGTTAGGCGGTGAGAAGCTGGCCGAGGGGCTAAACGGTGAAACGATTTTACTGTTCTCCGGTGATCAACCGGCCGTTGAGGCATTGAAAAGTAATCAGTTTTTAGCGCACACCCCGGCAGTTGAGCACAATCGTGTTTATGCGGTGGGTTATGATACTTTCCGGTTGGATTATTATAGTGCGAGTAATTTGCTGGCGCGGATTGAGGGGATGTTTACGGCCAAACCGTAG
- the fepD gene encoding Fe(3+)-siderophore ABC transporter permease, which yields MPAAYSSDPSSSTLKSASTLGAQTERRRALLLFFSILILMLVMAASLMFGAKAIPFSVVWHSLLGEVHNADSILILESRLPRTLIGVLAGAALGLSGAVIQALTRNPLADPGILGVNAGASFAVVIGIVVFGAHAIYGYMISAFIGTLITTLVVYWVGAMGGGRVNPLRLTLSGVAIGAVLTGITSGISLTHPQVYDSVRFWQAGSLDIRNMSVVTAVAPVILLGCLIALLLARSLNAMHMGEDLAAAIGARIARTQFWAVITITLLCGAATAAVGPIAFIGLMVPHIARWIVGPNQAWILPFTLVITPILLLVSDIIGRFLVPGELRVSIVTAFIGAPILIWLVRSNKRMTTL from the coding sequence ATGCCAGCGGCTTATTCCTCAGATCCATCATCATCAACGCTGAAATCAGCGTCCACTCTAGGTGCGCAAACAGAGCGCCGACGCGCTCTATTGCTGTTCTTCAGCATCCTTATATTGATGCTGGTGATGGCGGCTAGCCTGATGTTCGGGGCCAAAGCGATTCCCTTCTCCGTGGTGTGGCATAGCCTACTCGGTGAGGTCCACAACGCCGATAGCATTTTGATATTGGAATCACGCCTGCCGCGAACCTTGATTGGAGTCCTCGCGGGGGCCGCATTGGGGTTGTCTGGCGCGGTGATCCAAGCCCTGACCCGCAACCCGCTGGCTGATCCCGGTATTCTCGGGGTGAATGCGGGGGCCAGTTTTGCCGTGGTCATCGGTATCGTTGTGTTTGGCGCACACGCCATTTACGGCTACATGATCTCTGCGTTTATCGGCACCTTGATCACCACACTGGTGGTCTATTGGGTCGGCGCGATGGGCGGCGGGCGAGTGAATCCTCTGCGCCTGACTCTCTCTGGCGTCGCGATTGGCGCGGTATTAACCGGCATCACCTCCGGTATCTCGCTGACTCATCCGCAGGTTTACGACAGTGTCCGCTTCTGGCAAGCCGGTTCGCTGGATATCCGCAACATGTCGGTGGTGACCGCCGTCGCCCCGGTCATTTTACTGGGTTGCCTTATTGCCCTGTTACTGGCGCGGTCGCTGAATGCCATGCATATGGGGGAAGATCTGGCAGCAGCCATTGGCGCGCGCATTGCCCGAACCCAATTTTGGGCGGTGATCACCATCACGTTATTGTGTGGTGCCGCGACTGCCGCCGTCGGCCCTATCGCCTTTATTGGCCTGATGGTTCCCCATATTGCTCGCTGGATCGTCGGGCCAAATCAAGCTTGGATTCTGCCATTCACGCTGGTAATCACACCGATTCTGTTATTGGTATCCGACATTATTGGGCGCTTTTTGGTGCCGGGCGAATTACGGGTTTCCATCGTGACCGCATTTATTGGCGCACCGATCCTGATCTGGCTGGTGCGAAGTAACAAAAGGATGACCACACTATGA
- a CDS encoding secretin and TonB N-terminal domain-containing protein, which yields MRRKILLNTLLTVILSGGTSALAIAASGSDSSTKMITISAQPLESALTQFSKQTGITFGVESRLLAGKQVTAISGDYSTPQALELLLKGSGLYAELSVDGRSYILRPLATSAGETTDSDRKAPSTVTGKTQSTGDVMTVRGRAAGQLQIGSQQMTETDIAKQPTGNGNITELLRTNPNVQFSETSRNSTTPGELAPEVVSFHGEKFYNNNFIVDGLSNNDRLNPGDNVADIEKAPNGNAGADFPAGHPEAFWVDTSLLESVSVYDSNISAKYGQFTGGVVDATLKRPSFTEASGNISYRTTRSSWAKYHIEDKKQVSFNKAATLDAQPKFTKDFYSITVNQPLNDRAGFTFSYNRKESAIPYWHSYMQKWEDQSRLSETYLLRGSWDSDDNNKFNLTLMYSPHSSTFVRANTMNGQYTNEGGGYSLNFDWANQNKWGSLNTKLAYRQNENSITNQEQNYFAWMASPHFDWRSSASLSGFGGYGRVETEQKSHILQQEMAFNSFYTGAVSHKIDVGYTAEFSTATYNRPTTSYGFTGQIAAPNVVCNGDIGCVDGDQYFYTRSVYAAGRTDVNASTYGAYVQDTAKFSRLTMMPGVRVDYDDYMKNLNVSPRFNLTYDVWNDHHTELFAGANRYYAGNILAYKLRESRQAVYTECRAGHLSSTGTCAKGKTPLTTPGPWVYSKAQSTTDYRYSQLNTPYSDELNLGLQQRIGETIWTAKWVHRQGKDQFAAEKMEGTKTYVMTNGGESKADTYSLTVAPVAPIDWHSLVLSWNLGANIQRSYSSNGTYDDEADPDQLIIYRGSVIRQIEKPADNFNRPWSAFAELNTEIPAWRLDWTQRLSYIAGYRSITSKETVSCNVDVRCQGYSGTMDVYEEEQFSPNINLDWRVSYTQPLGKQNIKVGLDIFNVLNHVNKTESNYQMGRQYWLDVAYSW from the coding sequence ATGCGCAGGAAAATTTTGCTGAATACATTGCTGACAGTCATTCTGTCCGGCGGTACTTCAGCGCTGGCTATCGCCGCTTCAGGGAGCGACAGCAGCACCAAAATGATCACTATCTCTGCTCAGCCATTAGAGAGTGCGCTGACGCAGTTTTCCAAACAAACCGGCATCACTTTTGGCGTCGAGAGCCGCTTATTAGCGGGCAAACAGGTGACGGCCATCAGTGGCGATTACAGCACCCCTCAGGCGCTGGAATTACTGCTAAAAGGCAGCGGGCTGTATGCCGAGTTATCCGTCGATGGCCGCAGCTATATTCTGCGACCGCTGGCCACTTCTGCGGGTGAAACCACTGATTCTGACCGCAAAGCACCCTCCACGGTGACCGGAAAAACACAAAGCACGGGGGATGTTATGACCGTGCGCGGGCGGGCGGCGGGGCAGTTGCAAATCGGCAGCCAGCAGATGACGGAAACCGATATTGCCAAACAGCCGACAGGCAACGGCAACATCACCGAGCTATTACGCACCAATCCCAATGTGCAGTTTTCTGAAACGTCGCGCAACAGCACGACACCGGGAGAATTGGCCCCCGAGGTGGTCTCTTTCCACGGGGAAAAGTTCTATAACAACAACTTTATTGTTGATGGCTTATCCAATAATGACCGCTTAAATCCCGGCGACAATGTGGCTGATATCGAGAAAGCGCCGAACGGTAATGCCGGGGCAGACTTTCCGGCGGGTCATCCAGAAGCCTTTTGGGTTGATACCAGCTTGTTGGAGTCGGTCTCGGTCTATGACAGCAATATCTCCGCCAAATATGGGCAATTCACTGGCGGGGTGGTGGATGCCACACTAAAGCGCCCGTCATTTACCGAAGCCAGCGGCAATATCTCCTATCGCACCACCCGCTCCAGTTGGGCGAAATACCATATCGAAGATAAGAAACAGGTCAGCTTTAATAAAGCCGCCACACTGGATGCACAGCCCAAATTCACCAAAGATTTTTACAGCATTACGGTCAATCAACCGCTGAATGACCGTGCTGGTTTTACCTTTTCCTATAATCGCAAAGAGTCGGCCATCCCCTATTGGCACAGCTATATGCAGAAGTGGGAAGACCAGTCACGGTTGAGCGAAACCTATCTGCTGCGGGGGTCTTGGGACAGCGACGACAATAACAAATTTAACCTGACCCTCATGTATTCGCCGCACAGTTCAACCTTCGTACGCGCCAATACCATGAATGGTCAATATACCAATGAGGGGGGCGGCTATAGCCTTAATTTTGATTGGGCGAATCAGAATAAATGGGGTTCACTGAATACCAAGCTGGCCTATCGGCAAAATGAAAATAGCATCACTAATCAGGAGCAGAACTATTTTGCTTGGATGGCTAGCCCGCACTTTGATTGGCGCAGCTCAGCCAGCTTGTCTGGTTTTGGTGGCTATGGCAGGGTAGAAACAGAGCAGAAAAGCCATATTTTACAGCAAGAAATGGCGTTCAATAGCTTCTACACTGGCGCGGTGAGCCACAAAATTGATGTGGGTTATACTGCTGAATTCTCCACGGCAACCTACAACCGACCAACCACTAGCTACGGCTTTACCGGGCAGATTGCCGCGCCTAATGTGGTCTGTAACGGCGATATCGGCTGTGTGGATGGCGACCAATATTTTTACACCCGTTCTGTCTATGCCGCCGGGAGAACGGACGTCAACGCCAGCACTTACGGGGCATATGTGCAGGATACGGCGAAGTTCTCCCGCCTGACCATGATGCCCGGCGTGCGTGTGGACTATGACGATTACATGAAAAATCTCAATGTCTCGCCACGATTTAACCTGACTTATGATGTTTGGAATGATCACCACACCGAGCTGTTTGCGGGGGCTAACCGCTACTATGCGGGCAATATTCTGGCCTATAAATTACGTGAATCCCGTCAGGCGGTGTATACCGAGTGCCGCGCTGGACATCTCTCCTCCACAGGAACGTGCGCTAAGGGGAAAACCCCGCTCACCACTCCGGGGCCGTGGGTTTACAGCAAAGCTCAATCTACCACCGACTATCGCTACAGCCAGTTGAACACGCCGTACAGTGATGAGCTGAACCTCGGTTTGCAGCAGCGTATTGGCGAGACAATTTGGACCGCCAAATGGGTTCATCGTCAGGGCAAAGATCAATTTGCCGCCGAAAAAATGGAGGGCACCAAGACCTATGTCATGACCAATGGCGGGGAGAGCAAAGCAGACACTTACAGTCTCACTGTGGCCCCTGTTGCCCCCATCGACTGGCACTCACTGGTTTTATCTTGGAATTTAGGTGCCAATATTCAACGTAGCTATAGCTCAAATGGCACTTATGACGATGAAGCTGATCCTGACCAACTGATTATTTATCGGGGTAGTGTTATCCGCCAAATAGAGAAACCGGCGGATAACTTTAATCGCCCATGGTCGGCCTTTGCTGAATTAAATACAGAAATTCCGGCATGGCGTTTGGACTGGACTCAACGGCTGAGTTATATCGCTGGCTATCGCTCTATCACCAGCAAAGAGACTGTTTCGTGCAATGTGGATGTGCGCTGTCAGGGCTATAGCGGCACCATGGATGTTTACGAAGAAGAGCAATTTAGCCCGAATATTAATCTCGATTGGCGCGTCTCTTATACCCAGCCATTAGGTAAACAAAATATCAAGGTGGGTTTGGATATATTCAACGTACTGAATCACGTCAATAAAACGGAATCGAATTATCAGATGGGCCGTCAATATTGGCTGGATGTAGCCTATAGCTGGTAA
- a CDS encoding sigma-70 family RNA polymerase sigma factor: MTQMTTFWSTFYLAHQGWLRGWLRKKVGCHHSAADLTHDTFIKLLTMADPSVIRQPRAYLMVTANHVMIDQFRKRKLEQDALVALAQMAEETHEQSAEERAAVSQLVAQAVQILASELEDHVCRAFLMARVEGYSYSEIAEVLGVSESSVKQYLAKALIHCHSRIFCQENHE, translated from the coding sequence ATGACTCAAATGACCACATTCTGGAGTACCTTCTATCTGGCTCATCAGGGCTGGTTACGTGGATGGCTGCGTAAAAAAGTGGGTTGTCACCATAGTGCCGCCGATCTGACCCATGACACCTTTATCAAGTTGCTGACCATGGCCGATCCCAGTGTGATCCGCCAGCCGAGAGCCTATCTGATGGTGACGGCGAATCATGTGATGATCGATCAATTCCGTAAGCGCAAGCTGGAACAGGATGCCTTAGTGGCGTTGGCCCAGATGGCGGAAGAGACACATGAACAATCGGCAGAAGAGCGGGCGGCTGTCAGTCAACTGGTGGCGCAGGCGGTACAGATTCTGGCCAGTGAACTGGAAGATCACGTCTGCCGAGCCTTCTTGATGGCGAGAGTTGAAGGCTATAGTTACAGCGAAATTGCCGAGGTGCTGGGGGTCAGCGAAAGCAGCGTCAAACAGTATCTCGCCAAGGCACTGATTCACTGCCATAGCCGCATTTTTTGTCAGGAAAATCATGAATAA
- a CDS encoding ABC transporter ATP-binding protein/permease — translation MLLDLSRPFWGKRRNWRAWLLLATILAIGFGVVYLNIRINEWSKSFYDALGAFDSAKLYGLVKEYSLYIAIYIGIYVYQDWLIKLLTIQWRGELTEQLIDSWFAKRAFYRLSLNGKMDNPDQRIAEDIDLFVTKTLELLTSFIINFAQLSSFVIILWNLSGVQQFTLWGKNITLYGYLVWVAVIYTLLGSLITHWIGKKLHGLNYQKQKAEADFRASLLRKHDNAEQIALYGGENQEKRHLKRNFSAIVTNWRAMMNSERNLGFFTVGYGRISMIVPIFAALPAFLNKTVTLGGLMQIRSAFSQVYSALSWFVRAYHLLVTWSATLERLSQFKQAILDEQREQPSATAGHELVTQDLSLSTPQGMALLNEIKLHCPHGSWNRISGESGLGKSTLLRTLSGLWPYYSGSWKIPQGRNLLLPQQSYLGQGTLAELLCYPQAGTVEPEYLREILHKVGLSGWQDRLDMRLNWERIFSGGERQRLAFARALINQPDTLYLDEATSNLDTATARELLLLLKQYLPHCTLVVITHQNGLADLFEYQHDLSQFRQSIEVIPAAN, via the coding sequence ATGCTGCTCGATTTAAGTCGCCCATTCTGGGGGAAACGCCGGAACTGGCGGGCGTGGCTACTCTTGGCGACCATATTGGCTATCGGCTTTGGTGTAGTTTATCTGAATATTCGGATTAATGAGTGGAGCAAATCTTTCTATGATGCGCTGGGGGCATTCGATAGCGCGAAACTCTATGGTTTGGTCAAAGAGTACAGTCTCTATATTGCTATTTATATTGGTATTTATGTCTATCAAGATTGGCTGATCAAGCTGCTGACGATCCAGTGGCGAGGGGAGCTAACTGAACAACTGATCGATAGCTGGTTTGCCAAAAGAGCCTTTTACCGTCTATCGCTCAATGGCAAGATGGACAACCCAGACCAACGTATTGCCGAAGACATTGACCTCTTTGTCACCAAAACCCTTGAGCTGTTGACCTCATTTATTATCAATTTTGCTCAATTGTCCTCATTCGTCATCATCCTGTGGAATCTCTCCGGGGTGCAGCAATTTACCCTATGGGGGAAAAACATCACCCTTTACGGCTACTTGGTGTGGGTGGCGGTGATTTACACTTTGTTGGGTAGCTTGATTACCCACTGGATTGGTAAAAAACTGCATGGCTTAAACTATCAGAAACAGAAAGCAGAGGCCGATTTCCGCGCCTCATTGCTGCGTAAACACGATAACGCCGAGCAAATTGCGCTCTATGGCGGCGAAAATCAGGAAAAACGCCACTTAAAGCGCAATTTTTCGGCTATCGTGACTAACTGGCGCGCCATGATGAACAGCGAGCGAAATTTGGGTTTCTTCACCGTGGGTTATGGGCGCATCAGTATGATTGTCCCAATTTTCGCGGCCTTGCCCGCTTTCTTAAACAAAACCGTGACGCTGGGGGGGTTGATGCAAATCCGCAGCGCGTTTAGTCAGGTTTACAGCGCGTTAAGCTGGTTTGTGCGGGCATACCACCTGCTGGTCACTTGGTCGGCAACACTGGAGCGCTTGAGTCAGTTTAAGCAGGCGATTTTGGATGAACAGCGCGAACAACCATCCGCCACGGCGGGACACGAACTCGTCACTCAGGATCTGTCGCTCTCAACCCCACAAGGCATGGCGTTGCTTAACGAGATTAAACTGCACTGTCCTCACGGCAGTTGGAATCGGATCTCGGGGGAGAGTGGCCTAGGTAAATCGACTTTACTGCGCACATTAAGTGGCTTATGGCCTTACTATTCAGGCAGTTGGAAGATACCGCAAGGGCGAAATCTGCTCTTGCCGCAGCAGAGTTATCTGGGGCAGGGGACATTGGCTGAGCTGCTATGCTACCCGCAGGCAGGGACCGTAGAACCTGAATATCTGCGCGAAATATTGCATAAAGTGGGATTGTCGGGCTGGCAGGATCGGCTTGATATGCGGCTTAATTGGGAGCGTATATTCTCCGGTGGCGAGCGCCAGCGTTTAGCTTTTGCTCGTGCACTGATTAATCAACCAGATACACTCTATCTCGATGAAGCCACCAGTAATTTAGATACTGCAACCGCCAGAGAGTTACTGCTGCTGCTCAAACAGTATCTACCACACTGCACTCTGGTGGTTATCACGCACCAGAATGGATTGGCTGACCTTTTTGAGTATCAGCACGACTTAAGCCAATTCAGGCAATCTATTGAGGTTATCCCCGCAGCAAATTAA
- a CDS encoding FecR family protein, with product MNKTTHSPDGGVAQIQQDAAQWLLDFSEATPGTPEHSKLLDAWYEWCQQNEQHEKIYQQMSGLWHSTRHEPLRRRPALRVSVWLALMVSGLLLSQLPYHYWLADQRTVIGEIKHIALDDGSEIILNSNSAVNIHYSSGQRLIVLQRGEVYAIVAKDPAKRPFVVSSRDAQARALGTRYTVEQQPEETKVSVVESTVEVRANGNLQAKVTLAAGQQVSLNQHQFIGPVSHNRNADSWVQDQLIFEDAPLEQVIEQLSRYRPGLMYFDPRSRSALSELRFTGVLPATDSDQALSLLRQSLPLKVATPLPGLVWLSKK from the coding sequence ATGAATAAAACCACGCATAGCCCTGATGGCGGAGTGGCTCAAATTCAGCAAGATGCGGCGCAATGGCTGTTGGACTTCTCTGAGGCGACGCCAGGGACGCCAGAGCACAGCAAGCTGCTGGATGCTTGGTATGAGTGGTGCCAGCAGAATGAGCAGCACGAAAAAATATATCAGCAAATGAGCGGATTATGGCACAGCACTCGCCATGAACCGCTGCGCCGTCGGCCTGCTTTACGGGTTTCGGTTTGGTTGGCGTTGATGGTCAGCGGGTTGCTGCTGAGCCAGCTCCCTTACCACTATTGGTTGGCAGATCAACGCACCGTTATAGGCGAAATCAAACATATTGCCTTGGATGATGGCAGTGAAATCATCCTGAACAGCAACTCCGCCGTGAACATTCATTACTCATCGGGGCAGCGCCTGATCGTGCTGCAACGGGGTGAGGTGTACGCCATTGTGGCAAAAGATCCTGCGAAGCGGCCCTTTGTGGTCAGTAGCCGTGATGCACAGGCGCGGGCGCTGGGCACCCGTTATACGGTAGAACAGCAGCCGGAAGAGACGAAGGTCAGTGTGGTTGAATCCACTGTCGAGGTCAGGGCGAATGGCAATCTACAGGCCAAGGTGACTTTGGCGGCGGGGCAGCAAGTGAGCCTCAATCAGCACCAGTTTATCGGCCCGGTATCCCATAACCGCAATGCAGACAGTTGGGTACAAGACCAGTTGATTTTTGAGGATGCGCCGCTCGAACAGGTGATTGAGCAACTGAGCCGTTATCGCCCCGGCCTGATGTATTTCGATCCGCGTAGCCGGAGTGCATTAAGCGAATTGCGCTTTACCGGCGTCCTCCCCGCCACCGACAGTGATCAGGCGCTCAGCCTGCTTAGGCAATCCTTGCCGCTGAAAGTGGCTACACCGCTACCCGGCTTGGTGTGGCTATCCAAAAAATAA
- a CDS encoding M16 family metallopeptidase, with amino-acid sequence MMTRILRYGSAAILLLLTGISVANAQEINSPAPEITEGKLANGLRYSLVPLAGQKGRVDIRLVVGAGSLDEESQQSGVAHMVEHMVFHSSKNYPQGVAEYLHQQGWVRAQHYNAMTNYERTSYLFSPPKGSKQLPEALAVLSQMAGDSNITQPELDRERQIVYEEWRSKLGVAERMNQQRIQAIRFASRYPERPVIGDEKNIRTLPATELKAFYQRWYVPGNMHLIITGDIDSNQVTQQITHYFAPLVSAPLPERHYYEPTLSPQLRVVRLQDSESGGSQVSWVYRFDESASRVPGYNGIYARLVDQIALTALTRQLRRQQEQLPPAVSSMVIRKSNIGRTTSALGIFAQVTPDGHRRGLTQIQTEIQRLQRYPISADDINEIKKELLETVASSNEREESRDFAAWVQKVSDTLVQDKPMIRQKQINQWATMALSHIDADKVNARIQLWLSTPDRLVQFTVPGNAPFALPTAGAILRAKQHNQSIAITPPQPKPKTVAAPVLPLVNTSGRVVRQQDYPQQQVRVWSLSNGDRVVWLRSPQADKKVWFTAVSGAGFMSPDLNPWQAQLASQLVQQSGPQGWSGEQFAAWRKQQGVSLSFNQEANELQISGQVDAAKLDDLLGLYNSLHQQPQIAPEVMKESLNSLLRMTARSADSVGDNKESLITQLRFGKAVFTRPTRAQLSAVSREDLLSQWQHSAAAPVTYYLLADLDATQLQAKTERYLAGIPRKALVAAPVHSPLPGRREARNQWNLEPRSDLNVWSFTPLKWTPQQAVQVAIAQDLARKYLKTALRDDSLGIYRMRIDSTLADKTNRIETTMSFGSEPTRTDALLQQAEQVFAQLPSLITEQDVNAGVANFKRSQAARLSDPATQLRLLILSDENYGDPHYLSEVKSLAETITLAGVRTAAGQLYNPQNSVISIIQPQERKGRSPANSTVSVEKQP; translated from the coding sequence ATGATGACACGCATATTGCGCTATGGGTCAGCGGCTATTTTATTGCTGCTGACTGGGATTTCTGTTGCCAATGCGCAGGAAATTAACAGCCCGGCCCCTGAGATAACCGAAGGCAAACTGGCGAATGGTCTGCGCTATTCGCTGGTTCCGCTGGCGGGGCAAAAGGGGCGGGTGGATATCCGGTTGGTGGTTGGCGCGGGGTCGCTGGATGAAGAGAGCCAACAGAGCGGTGTCGCTCATATGGTGGAACATATGGTGTTCCACAGCAGCAAAAATTATCCGCAAGGGGTGGCTGAGTATTTGCATCAACAGGGCTGGGTGCGGGCACAGCACTATAATGCGATGACCAATTACGAGCGCACCTCCTATTTATTTAGCCCACCCAAAGGCAGCAAGCAATTACCGGAGGCGCTGGCGGTATTAAGCCAGATGGCGGGTGACAGCAATATAACGCAGCCGGAATTAGATCGTGAACGGCAAATTGTTTACGAAGAGTGGCGCAGTAAACTTGGGGTGGCTGAGCGAATGAATCAGCAACGGATTCAAGCGATTCGTTTTGCTTCCCGTTATCCTGAACGCCCCGTGATTGGTGATGAGAAAAATATCCGAACGCTGCCTGCGACAGAATTAAAAGCCTTTTATCAGCGCTGGTATGTGCCGGGTAATATGCATTTGATTATTACTGGCGATATAGACTCGAATCAAGTGACGCAACAGATTACCCACTATTTTGCGCCCTTGGTGAGCGCCCCGCTTCCTGAGCGTCACTATTACGAACCCACACTCTCGCCCCAACTGCGGGTGGTTCGCCTGCAAGACAGCGAAAGTGGCGGCAGTCAGGTCTCTTGGGTCTATCGCTTTGATGAATCCGCCAGCCGAGTGCCGGGTTATAACGGCATTTATGCGCGTTTAGTGGATCAGATTGCGCTCACGGCGCTCACCCGCCAACTTCGTCGTCAGCAAGAGCAGCTCCCGCCTGCGGTCAGTTCTATGGTGATCCGAAAATCCAATATTGGCCGAACCACCTCAGCGCTGGGTATTTTTGCGCAAGTCACACCCGACGGCCATCGTCGTGGGTTGACGCAGATTCAGACTGAAATCCAGCGCTTACAGCGCTATCCGATTTCCGCTGATGATATCAATGAGATAAAGAAAGAGTTGCTGGAGACGGTGGCGAGCAGCAATGAGCGCGAAGAGAGCCGCGATTTTGCGGCATGGGTACAAAAAGTCAGCGATACGCTGGTGCAAGACAAGCCGATGATCCGCCAGAAGCAGATTAACCAATGGGCGACAATGGCGCTGAGCCATATTGATGCCGATAAGGTGAATGCCCGCATTCAGCTCTGGTTATCCACCCCCGACCGTTTGGTGCAATTCACTGTGCCGGGTAATGCCCCCTTTGCGCTGCCCACGGCGGGGGCGATTTTGCGTGCTAAGCAACATAACCAAAGCATCGCTATCACTCCACCACAGCCCAAGCCAAAAACAGTTGCGGCCCCGGTTTTACCGCTGGTCAACACCTCTGGTAGGGTGGTGCGTCAACAGGATTACCCGCAGCAACAGGTGCGTGTTTGGTCTCTCAGCAATGGTGACCGCGTGGTCTGGTTGCGCTCACCGCAAGCGGATAAAAAAGTCTGGTTTACTGCCGTCAGTGGCGCTGGGTTTATGTCACCGGATCTTAATCCGTGGCAGGCGCAGTTAGCCTCGCAACTGGTGCAGCAGAGTGGGCCTCAGGGCTGGAGCGGAGAGCAATTTGCCGCATGGCGCAAACAGCAAGGCGTCTCACTGAGCTTCAACCAAGAAGCAAATGAGTTGCAGATAAGCGGTCAGGTTGATGCAGCAAAGCTGGATGATTTGCTGGGCTTATATAACAGCCTGCATCAGCAGCCCCAAATTGCCCCAGAAGTGATGAAAGAGAGCCTCAATTCGCTATTACGCATGACCGCCAGAAGCGCTGATTCTGTTGGCGATAATAAAGAGTCATTGATCACCCAATTGCGGTTTGGCAAAGCCGTCTTTACCCGCCCAACCCGCGCACAGTTATCTGCGGTTAGCCGAGAAGATCTGTTGTCACAGTGGCAGCACAGCGCCGCCGCCCCCGTCACCTATTACCTGCTGGCGGATCTGGATGCCACGCAATTACAGGCAAAAACCGAGCGCTATCTGGCCGGGATCCCCCGAAAAGCACTGGTCGCCGCCCCTGTGCACTCCCCGCTACCGGGCCGTCGTGAAGCCCGCAATCAATGGAATCTGGAGCCGCGCTCGGATCTCAATGTCTGGAGTTTCACCCCACTGAAATGGACACCACAACAGGCCGTTCAGGTGGCTATCGCCCAAGATTTGGCGCGTAAATACCTCAAAACGGCCTTGCGGGATGACTCACTGGGTATTTACCGCATGAGAATTGACAGCACATTAGCCGATAAAACGAATCGAATCGAAACCACGATGAGTTTTGGCAGTGAACCGACACGAACTGATGCGCTATTACAGCAGGCCGAGCAGGTGTTTGCCCAATTACCGAGCTTGATTACCGAGCAAGATGTCAATGCGGGGGTTGCCAACTTCAAACGCAGCCAAGCTGCTCGCCTCAGTGATCCAGCGACCCAATTGCGGCTGTTGATCCTCAGCGATGAGAATTATGGCGATCCTCACTATCTGAGTGAGGTGAAGTCGTTAGCGGAAACGATCACTTTAGCGGGCGTGCGCACGGCGGCGGGTCAGTTATATAACCCGCAAAACAGTGTGATATCCATTATTCAGCCGCAGGAAAGAAAGGGGCGGTCACCCGCTAATTCGACGGTTTCGGTGGAGAAACAGCCGTGA